The Gossypium hirsutum isolate 1008001.06 chromosome D02, Gossypium_hirsutum_v2.1, whole genome shotgun sequence region GATCATTTAAAACTTACAGAATGAATATGATCTTGGCTTTGGGGAGGTTGATTGGCAATGTTTATTTGAGATCCTCATCTGGTGTATATGGAAAAATCGtaacttatttatttttcaagGTGCGTCTTGGAGCAGTAATGACACTATTAAGGCCTCATATAGCTGGGCCAAACACTTTATGATGTCTGGTAGGAGGCATACAAGTTCGTTCTGGAGTCCTTGTGTAACAGCCCCAAATTCTCGAGTCAAGTTTTGACCTGGGTTGGCGatggataaatttattttgggattGAGTTTTGTTGGAATTAATTTGGGTGAATTTTGGACCTTTTTATAAGAAATAAATGATGTTGGGTAGCTTGTGTGAAGTAGAGGGAAGATGGATGACTAATATGGTGATtttaccatttttgaataaaagttttCTCCCAATTAATGGGAAAAGATGGTTTGGTAGATTGAAGTATGGGATAAAGTAGATTTGTCCTTGTTTTTCTCTATATTAttgtaaggcccaattttggcccgggcccgcataaataaaaataaattccaaatataaattCAAAGTCCAATTAGTATAGTCCAGACTACAAAATTTGGCCCAGATCACTAACCCAATACACCATAGCAACCCAAATTACAAAATCTAGCCCAATAACCAATTACTGGCCCAACGATGCAAAATCAGAAGTTGAAACCCTAGGGCAAACCCCAGCGCCGCAAACAGGCACTGCCCTCGCACGAACCACGCCTTCGAGCCGCTCCTCGCACGCGCCTCTGCTCTCACGTGCCCCTCTGTACCCTCCATATCTGCCACACGTCCCCTCCATGTCACAGCTGGCCTCCATACGTCGTACCTGCGCAGCAAACAAACAAGCGCACACACGAAAGGAGCAGCAAAAAAATGACAGAAAAGGGACAACAAAGGGGATTTTTGGGGATTTCTTTTAGTgttcttttgatttattttttctttctgtattttggctataaaaagccaatacAAACACTGTAAAGAGGGACATATTCGAATATAATAAAGAACGAAATACCGAAAGGTGATTTTCTGggtttattttcttcttcattttgctGGTTATTAGTTTCATTACTTTTCTTCCCTTTTCTGATTTTTGTGTTCATTAATCGATAGTTAAGAgagaaactaaaaagaaaagaaaaaatcataCCGGCGGTGGGATTTCGGCCTTCTCCGTTGTCATCAGAGAGTAGGTTGAAATTAGAGGCTGTTCGCATGCCTGAGAAGCGCAAAACGGCGCAGAGTCTTTTAAGTTTATGCTTTGATTTAATTTAAACggtagtttagggtttttttagttttaaacgCAGGACTTAAAACAACACCATTCAGAGCCAATGTAATGGCattgaaacggtgccgttttgaagACCCGATCCGAACGGTGACCCGAtccgggaaggatccgcgcacTATGGATCGTTTGGTTTATTTACTTAATGAGTCCTTCTgtgtttaatgaaattatgatttgacttctgttttttatttgtaatttatacCTCGTATTTAATTTTGTATTCACTTGGATCCAAATATAAACGGCGTCGTTTGAGGCGGGGACCGGTGGtctcaaaacggcgtcgtatgaCGCTAGCACCctcgcggtgacccgacccggggaggGATCTGCGCAGTTTTGTTTAAGGGTCTATTTATGCAACAGGTCCTCCTTTGCTTTATATTGTTTCAATccgatttcttttatttttttttaaaaattataccaCATCTTTTATTCTGATTTCATTTTGGTCCAAGATCAAACGATGGCGTTTTGTCCTCTGGATTTGAACTTTTGAAGTTGCGTGTTTAATTGTTCTTTTGGTCCTTAGTTTTGGATTGATTGTAAATTTAGTCCTTTGAATGCTGCGGTCTTAATTTAAtcgtttttttattattcttttttagtatttcatttaatttgtaaatgtttATTGTTTTTACGATATCAAAacctcttattattattatttttgaattttaaattgagtttcaattcaaatttagttttaatagTATAATTGCAAATTGGAttaatatctattttaaatttatttatagtaTATTTTAGCATTCGTTTGGCATTGTTTTTAAGTGTTAACATAATTCTAAGATGTGATATATTTgttctaaattattattttagtttatcacacgttttttaaaagaaatctaatatactattattttaaaatttatcttgtATTATGTATTGTTATGTATtcattattatttagattaatcATTTTCTATGTAAATTCGTTATGTCACGTACattctttaatattttcattcCATAATATGTTCTTCTTTAATTTCactcattatatttttatataaaaatattttttagcatGATATTATcgtatacatgtatataatttttttttaaatatcttcatctctatattttatatatttcaacttcTACATATTATATTACTTGtcattatttatattgaattttcatCTTATGCGTACTActtgtaaattaataaatgtatGTTAGTTGTTACgaattcatttcaaaatattgTTCTATaatgttattatcattttatGTCAAGTTTATTTTAAGTTCATGTGTAATGTGAATAAAATCATTATTGTtactttatttgtatttatttactgCATATTTGGTCACTTCTTAGTCTAAGTTTGAATTATCATTTATCTTTTACATtacatatttcttttaaaaattttactttcatcatcctatttcatattaaaaaaggCCTAGCGTTTataattcttgagagaattgtgccctaacttactgggttccaatTTTTCTCGATGAACTTAGGTAGCCATatgcttattttattaaaatcataCAATTTTAAAACTAAGCATTTAGGATTTCAAAATGCCggatcctaacttattggatgtgacatTCTGTTatcctaattttaaaataaagacaatGTTTGGCGTTTAAGAACCTCGAGAAAACGaaacctaacttactggattctgatttctcATTTGACTTAAATGACCGAACAATCTCCTCAagatgcatgaattttgaaatttaaaaattaaaaagacataCCTAATTTTGACAATTGAGTTGTCGCACCCTAACTCattgagtgtgacaatttatttcttcaaaGGAAGTACGTGTTATCATTCAAAttggtttattcaaatttaaacttcatAGGATCGTATTTTAGAATCTTTTCAAagttttgacactaagacattaaacaatcaattcggtaccaattttgggcgtcacgagggtgctaacccttcctcgtgcgtaaccgactcccaaacctattttctcgaaattcgtagaccaaaaagtcattttaatggtgaaccggtcacaccttaataaaagatcggtggcgactcccattttattttcaaaagtcgatccccatttttcaaaatttaaaattgttttcGACAATTATAATCACCctattgttttttttccttttacatttcttcattttcttcttcttcttttctccatctatttttccttaGCAAGTCATGTAGAGGCAGAGAGATTTGAATGAGTTttcaccattttttttcatcctctaaatCTCAAAGAAGGTAAGGGTCTtaatctagttttttttttaagttccatggaagaaaaaaaaaaatctatgttCATCAAGGATGAAGGTGGAGTTTTTGGGTGTTTTGGAAGGGTTTGAGTTTGAGGAAGTCTCTACCAAttctcatatttatttatttatctatttaaagTATGCACTTTTACATCCTATCAACTCttatttttttgtgggaaatctTGTGTGTTACATGGTTATTAGTTAAAGAGGGTGGTGAATCTTCTAAAGCTAAGGGTAAAGGCAAAGTGGTGGAGAGCTAGGCAAGAAACTTTGTTGGTGTTGTTCCATCAAGGTGGTACCCTCTAACTCTCCTATCCTTCTTGATAAATCATAAATATGATACTTATGTGATAATGCATACATGTTATATGTCTTTGGGTGGAAATCATATTTGGATGATTTAAAATGAAGCTAAAAACTTAATTGTGAAATATGCCAGAAACAAATTATTACATGAGCAGTaagtttaaaaattcaccataaattttgtaaaaataattaaaaagtgatCTATACAACATTGTAACCGTGAGTTAGTCTAGTTTTGTTTAAAACAAACAAAGATTGATTTCAGTTTGTATTttagaatatatgaatttttgagtgTTGAAAGGTCATAAAAATCTAGTagcataatttttataaaacagaTTTAGcagtgaatttgaaaaatcaccaaaaatttcacAAGATAAAATATGAAGTGAGCCTTATATCTCTATAACTATACAGAAGTCTAGTTTCGTTTAAAACAAACGGTGCTcaatttagaattttatattaagagttattaatttttgaatgagAAAAAGTCAGAATGTCAAGGTAGCAGGCAGTCACATctcattagttaatattttagctGTAATGATAAGCAAGTTGAAACGAGTATGAGACTTGAATGTCATGGTTGTATTTTTGTGATTATATGTTTGATGCTTTGTTTGCGCTTAGCCTTTGGGCTCTAACCTAACTAGCAACCATGATTGGCACTCGAGATAACCCTACGGACACTCGAGATTATTTGACTAATGGCCATGAGTGGCGCGGGACTATATAGATACCTGATTATTTGAACAGTATGTGCAATCTAACAAGTTTGACAAGTTTGATATGCAAGCGATTTGGTTATGTAGATTTAATGACTCATGATTTAATTATTCGATACTCATGTCATGtttatatgtatacatttgaTTTGCATGCTTATACTTATGAATTGTTTGAAGTATGGTAGATTTGTTGTGTACCACTGAGCTTGTAAAGCTCAGCCTTCGAATTGTCTTAATGTTTAGATTTGTAGACTTTTGTTTGTGTCTGAGGAACATTATCGACGAGAGACTCCTAGCATCACGTATTCAGAGTACAATACCTTATCTATTAGTGGGCATTGTATTCTGTAACTCATttatcatttttgttattttgactattttgatATACGATGATATTGGAGCTCCACATATTTTGTGTAActacttttattactattttcagtATAATTATGTATGGTATTTTCTCTTATATAAAATGTAtttcaatgttttaaaattatttgaaaattttggtaggTTACTCTTGTGACTTGATGTAGCACCTCAGTATTCGAGTACTCTGTATTCGGGATCAGGGTGTTACACCTTGTTCGTGCTCAAACTTGTCTGGGAATAGAGTTTACTTGAATACTGATGGTTCTGTTAGACCTGAGGATGGCTTTGCTACAACAGGGGGAATTGTGCGTGACCGAAATGGGTAGTGGATCTTGGGTTTCAATAGATTCTTGGGGAGCTGCTCAATGTTCGAGGCTGAATTGTGGGGAATCTTAAATGGCTTAGGCATTGTGATGGCTTAGGCATTGTGATTGATCGAGGATACAACAATGTGCAGATTCAAACTGATAGTCTTGAAGTGGCTAATGCCATACAGGAGAGTCCTACAGGTGGATCCAATTGGCTTTGATTAAGAGAATTCTTTAATTGTTTTCACGGATCCAACATTGGAGTATGTGCCATATCCCTAGAGAAGAGAACCAGGAAACTAACAGGCTGGCCAAATTGGCTCACATGAATAGTCAAGGGTTGCAAGTTTTCGAAACATCCCTGCTAAGGGGTTTGAATTATGTAATGTagtattttttcttcttcttctttatcaccaaaaagaaaaaaaacaaaaaaggaaagaaataaaagaagttaaaaaactcaaaaaatggaggaaaaatgtaaaaaaaaaaaatagagagaaagatcTGGGTGTGATGATgggaagaaattgggtaaaagtATTAGGAAAGCCCTTGTATTTAGGTGTAGATTACATTTCAgcctctctactaaaaaaatcaataaaatagtccttatatatattatgaaatgtGCAAATTAACCTCTGCGTTAATTTTTATCTGTTAAATGATGATGTGGAATGTTAATTGAAGGGTTAATCTATAATTTGACCTTTGAACTATAgttaaaatattcaattttatcctttttacAACATTTTcgaaaccataaaaatattttttaaattcattattatGTAAGAAAAATTCACACACAATTAGAACAACAAGAACTCAAAAATCTCGTTTCTTTAAAATTGCTGCTGACTCCTCCCATTGCATAAATcggaccaaaataatttttatagttttagttcTCACAAGTAGGTGGAGTTGGGATCCATTGGCAGGCTTTAAGCACATCATAGAGCATTAGATGCAATGTAATGTTTTATCATGTCATGTTTCATAGTTCAATAAGCTTTTAATGGCTGATTTTGTCAATGCCAAAAGCTTATTCCTTTTCCATAGATTTTTAACTTCATAACATccttatttaacaattttttttggtaacctattaaaatagtcaattttatttacgtcaagttacattttagtcacttatatttgaaatgttacgttttgtCACTTTTGTTATCGcgttataatattttagttattgaGTCATTAATTACCGTTAACAATGTAACGGTAAActgacgtgacacgttaaatcatcatttcaaacaaaaatttcaggttaatttatacaatcaatccttatattttttttagcaatttaattttttccttttatgttcttttaactttcctttttttttctttattttccattttcttctgtttctccctctgttttcctcccttctccatttcttttaacttaGTTTCTCTATgcttttcatttgttaaaactagtccctatactttttttttgaacaatttaatttttcttatgaGGTGAGCTTGTGGgccaattttattttttccattctGATGCCAGTAGACTATCAGGCGGCAATGACCTGACGACCTGCCACTAATGTGACCTGTCAATTACGGGTCTAAGTTTCAATACCCAAAatctaactttatttttttaatatattgtttaaaatattaatattaatatgattttattttcattattataaaaAGAGGTTGATTTGGTCCCCAAATCCCCACAGATTCATTTATTAGACGAAAAAACAAATACAACCCACCTACAGGTTTTTTAGTAGTATAATTAGTTATATTTTAGTAGTAGTAGTTTATTTGgtgttttaaagtttttttttagtattaAGGTTAATATCAAGGCATGGTatttttgttaagtttatttaGTATTAAAGTTGGTACTAATTATTTTGCATCTTTGGTTTTTTTATATTACAAACACTTAGGTGCTCTCACCCTCCCTCTCTCCACAGGCGAAGGTCCCTCTAATAGTATAATTATTAGTAGTTTAGAATTgtgttaaacttttttttttgtaataatatgttaattttgaaaataattagaattgtgttagtttagatatttgtattttttttttgaaaaattagaaTTGTGTATGCCAATTTTGTAgtttatgtatgtttattttattttgtagtgTATGTTTATTAAGATAGGTTTGGTAGTGCAtgtttattttagtaaaattgttagaattgtgtaTTAAGATAGATTTGTGTTGAAAGTAATATTAAGATTAATTTGGTGagtgtatgtttttttttaaattttaataataatttatctattttaaattataaaagtaaacattatatgtttgtttgagtaattaaaatttttttattacatcaataattaaaattttaattgtgtgTGCATATatcgaaataaattttttaattacagCAGACAGTCACACAATAAAAACGATCCATTTGCCGATAAAAAAATGTTGCACGTAATTTTCATAGTAGTTCCACATAATAGGAATCTGATcctataaatttattatataatatatgtgtGCGTGTTTGTAAGTGGGAAGAACATTATCCACTGCAAGTGCTTTATCTTAACAGGTGAAAAGACTCCAGCAGTTCAAAATCTAATCTCTAGTACAAAATCAAGATCAATCACACATAACTAGAGGTTATTGGGCATACAAAAGAGGCCTTATCTCCAtagactaaattaattttaaagtgtATAATAACTATTATAtcatcaaatacaaatatttcacAACAGGTGTAGGACCAGATAATCTTTATTCCTTAACCAAATTATATGGAAAGCAACCTAAAACTCTGACAACTGTAGTAGCTATCATTCCCAAACAACAGTGCTTTTGAATGTTGCAAGCAATTCTTCATCACTTCCAAATTTAGCCACGTCTTCCTCCTTTAGATTAATCCAAGCTTCTATGCCATCACCAGTTGCAGTATCCATGAAGACAACCAGATTCTTGGCGCTCAAGCTTGCAGAACCGATCCATACTGGTTTTCCCCAACCAAAATCAGCTTCGTATAGTGGAAACCTGCATAAACTAGTGAAAACTAAAGGGATCGTCTCTCCCTTTTCATCCCCTTGGTTGGTTGACTCGAATATATCCTCACCAGCCTGAAGTTTCCTCACGTATTCTTTGTCGATTTTTCTAATGGAGTCCCTTATTTGGCTAACAAGTTTAGACCCATCGTCTTTTCCATTGTCCAGGGAAGGAACTGTTACGGCAAGTCGAAAAATGTTCCCAAAAGACTGAGCTGACAGCGGGGGCTCAAATTTTGTACGTATATTAACTGTATGAAAAATCACGTAGAATCCATTAGGGCTTGGTTTTTCCTTAGTGGAAGCAATGAAGCGGCTCCATATGAAAGCAGACAAGGCCTCAATACGTGAAGGGCGGATTTCATGATCGACAGCGTATTTCGCTCTGATTTCCTCTATTTTAGAAGCACTAAACACCAACCTCTTCGTCGCTATATTCTTTTCACTTTTTTCCATTACTGGTTCAGGCACTGATACGTTCCGCGGGGGAAAAAGCTTGGCCGATACCAACTCAGGCAAGACCACGTTCTTCGTATCCCCACGAGCAATGGCTGCCCACGtattcaaaaacgtaaaaaaggATAAAGCATCGCCGATTTTATGTGAAACACACACACCAATCCCGATTCCACCACAAAGGAAAGTGTTGAATTGGATCCCCATGGGCAACTCCGCAGCATCATCGAGAGGAAAAGGGTACAATTTGTTGAGTTGTTGAGGGAGTGGATCGTGTAAAAAATCTGAAAGCCGGCACTTGACTTGGGCTTCTTTAAAGGGAATCCCCTCGTCATTGCAGTCGACAATGGAGTTGTTTTTGATGCGTCCCGCTAGGGGATAGAAGTGGGTTAGGGCCTGGGATACCGACAGCTTAAAGTTGTAGGTTTGGGCATTGGTTGTGGCGGGGTAGAACAAGACCAGATGGTTATAAACTGGTGGTATTTGTTGATCAAGTGAGGAGAGTTGGTAATGGCGAAATTGTTGAGGAGTCGGAGAAGATGGCTTGATTATCTCTTCCAATATTACTTCAACCTCAGGCTTCATGTTTTAGGCTGTTTTTGATCGTGAATGGTACATGTTGCCTACTGCTCACTACTACACTTATATAGACATGATAACATgatattgttaaaaataaaaataaagcaaccTTTACTCttcaacttaataattttttcaatttagtttctaaattttt contains the following coding sequences:
- the LOC107907890 gene encoding stemmadenine O-acetyltransferase; amino-acid sequence: MKPEVEVILEEIIKPSSPTPQQFRHYQLSSLDQQIPPVYNHLVLFYPATTNAQTYNFKLSVSQALTHFYPLAGRIKNNSIVDCNDEGIPFKEAQVKCRLSDFLHDPLPQQLNKLYPFPLDDAAELPMGIQFNTFLCGGIGIGVCVSHKIGDALSFFTFLNTWAAIARGDTKNVVLPELVSAKLFPPRNVSVPEPVMEKSEKNIATKRLVFSASKIEEIRAKYAVDHEIRPSRIEALSAFIWSRFIASTKEKPSPNGFYVIFHTVNIRTKFEPPLSAQSFGNIFRLAVTVPSLDNGKDDGSKLVSQIRDSIRKIDKEYVRKLQAGEDIFESTNQGDEKGETIPLVFTSLCRFPLYEADFGWGKPVWIGSASLSAKNLVVFMDTATGDGIEAWINLKEEDVAKFGSDEELLATFKSTVVWE